In Pseudoalteromonas marina, a genomic segment contains:
- a CDS encoding YceI family protein has translation MFKALVITGLSLSSLFMSNFAFANWLLDNDKSQVSFVSIKKDTIAEAHHFTAIEGKLNDKGEFNVYIDLASVETYIPIRNQRLTSLLFEVNTFPKAVLTANLKPSLAIIKKPGSYVLKGISAELDFHGNKKSLSIDVLVNSNKSGDLTLASFTPVIINSGDFGVTEGVKQLQELASLPSIATAIPVSFALTLNKQ, from the coding sequence ATGTTTAAAGCGTTAGTGATTACAGGCCTTTCGTTATCAAGTTTATTTATGTCTAATTTTGCCTTTGCTAATTGGCTGCTAGACAACGATAAAAGCCAAGTAAGTTTTGTTTCTATAAAGAAAGACACGATTGCTGAAGCCCATCATTTCACTGCAATCGAAGGTAAGCTTAACGATAAAGGTGAGTTTAATGTTTATATAGATTTAGCATCAGTAGAAACGTATATACCTATTCGTAATCAAAGGCTTACAAGCCTGTTATTTGAAGTAAATACATTCCCAAAAGCCGTGCTAACCGCTAATTTGAAGCCGTCGTTAGCAATAATTAAAAAACCGGGTAGTTACGTATTAAAAGGTATTAGCGCAGAGCTTGATTTTCATGGTAACAAAAAATCACTTTCAATTGATGTGCTGGTAAATAGCAATAAAAGTGGTGATTTGACGCTTGCTTCATTCACGCCAGTCATCATAAATAGTGGCGACTTTGGTGTGACAGAGGGAGTTAAACAGTTACAAGAGCTTGCTAGTTTGCCTTCGATTGCAACGGCTATCCCAGTTTCATTTGCATTAACGCTTAATAAACAGTGA
- a CDS encoding DUF1285 domain-containing protein, with product MISLNELSKQLSEPSKPFDSWQPSHCGELPIVINDQGEWFYEGSKITRQPMVKLFASVLCKEGAHFYLKTPIEKVTITVEDAPFIIVDWFLKQTNEGEALCCIDNLARQWIVCQQQPLRVKNYKGAKVPYLILPFGCSARISRSVFYQWAEKAESDELGYFIQSAGEVFYLS from the coding sequence GTGATTTCGCTTAATGAGCTCAGTAAACAGTTAAGTGAGCCGAGTAAGCCCTTTGATAGTTGGCAACCCTCTCATTGTGGTGAGTTGCCAATCGTTATTAACGACCAAGGGGAATGGTTTTATGAGGGTAGTAAAATAACAAGACAACCTATGGTCAAATTGTTTGCTTCTGTATTGTGCAAAGAGGGGGCACATTTTTATTTAAAAACACCTATCGAAAAAGTAACGATTACAGTAGAAGATGCGCCGTTTATTATTGTTGATTGGTTTTTAAAGCAAACTAATGAAGGCGAGGCTTTGTGTTGTATTGATAATTTAGCCAGGCAGTGGATTGTTTGCCAGCAGCAGCCCTTACGGGTAAAAAATTATAAGGGCGCTAAAGTACCTTATTTAATATTACCTTTTGGTTGTAGTGCACGTATATCAAGAAGTGTGTTTTATCAGTGGGCAGAAAAAGCCGAGTCTGATGAACTCGGCTATTTTATTCAATCTGCAGGTGAGGTGTTTTACTTAAGTTAG
- the yihA gene encoding ribosome biogenesis GTP-binding protein YihA/YsxC has product MLKSRIKYNTASFVTSAPDITKLPADTGIEVAFAGRSNAGKSSALNALTDQKLARTSKTPGRTQLINTFELADVDNMRLIDLPGYGFAKVPIEMKKKWQKSLGEYLQKRQSLKGIVVLMDIRHPLKDLDRDLINWAIGSEIPVLALLTKADKLKQGARKAQVLQVRRELSELDGDITVHAFSSLKGTGLPEVAKKLDEWYLGPVIAVPPAEKVSDESSSDTNTAS; this is encoded by the coding sequence GTGCTCAAATCTCGTATCAAATATAATACCGCGTCTTTCGTTACAAGCGCTCCAGACATTACTAAATTACCTGCTGATACGGGAATTGAAGTTGCGTTTGCGGGTCGTTCTAATGCAGGTAAATCAAGTGCGCTTAATGCATTAACCGATCAAAAATTAGCACGTACGAGTAAAACCCCTGGGCGAACTCAGTTAATTAATACCTTTGAGTTAGCTGATGTTGATAACATGCGCCTCATAGATTTACCAGGCTACGGTTTTGCCAAAGTACCAATTGAAATGAAGAAGAAATGGCAAAAGTCATTAGGTGAATATCTTCAAAAACGCCAAAGCTTAAAAGGAATAGTTGTTTTAATGGATATTCGTCACCCATTAAAAGATTTAGACCGCGACTTAATTAATTGGGCGATTGGAAGCGAAATTCCAGTATTGGCCCTGCTAACAAAAGCTGATAAATTAAAGCAAGGAGCAAGAAAAGCACAAGTACTACAAGTTCGCCGCGAACTAAGCGAGCTGGACGGTGATATTACTGTCCATGCATTTTCATCTTTAAAAGGCACTGGATTACCAGAAGTAGCTAAAAAACTAGACGAGTGGTATTTAGGCCCCGTTATCGCGGTACCACCTGCAGAAAAAGTATCTGACGAAAGCAGTTCAGACACAAACACTGCAAGCTAA
- a CDS encoding c-type cytochrome, translated as MKKIALSLTILLGALSASNATAFDGDVNAGKQKSATCAACHGPDGNAPITIYPKIAGQHPDYILKQLQDLKLGMTSGGKEGRMDPVMSAMAMPLSEQDMKDLAAYFSSLNMSEGSTPKDVVEVGAMLYKAGDAERGIPSCASCHGPRGNGSSLAKFPKVSFQHPEYIKSQLEKFRNGTRHNDLNGMMGDIAKKLTDKDIEVLSKYLGGLH; from the coding sequence ATGAAAAAAATAGCACTATCTTTAACAATATTGCTTGGTGCGTTGTCAGCAAGCAACGCAACAGCATTTGATGGCGATGTAAACGCAGGTAAACAAAAATCAGCAACGTGTGCGGCATGTCACGGCCCAGACGGTAATGCACCGATTACTATTTACCCTAAAATTGCAGGCCAACACCCAGATTATATCCTAAAGCAACTTCAGGATTTGAAACTAGGTATGACATCAGGCGGGAAAGAAGGCCGTATGGATCCTGTAATGAGCGCAATGGCAATGCCACTAAGCGAACAAGACATGAAAGATCTGGCAGCTTACTTTTCGTCACTAAACATGTCAGAGGGTTCAACACCTAAAGACGTCGTTGAAGTTGGCGCTATGCTCTATAAAGCGGGTGATGCAGAGCGAGGAATTCCTTCATGTGCTTCGTGTCATGGTCCTCGTGGTAACGGCTCATCGTTAGCTAAGTTTCCAAAAGTGTCTTTTCAGCACCCAGAGTACATAAAGTCTCAGCTTGAAAAGTTTCGTAATGGTACACGCCATAATGACCTAAACGGTATGATGGGTGACATCGCTAAAAAGCTAACAGACAAAGACATTGAAGTGCTTTCTAAGTACTTAGGCGGTTTACACTAA
- the yihI gene encoding Der GTPase-activating protein YihI yields MSRKKKSRKIPSNGPVRLSQDKLKEMRALKEQRVKKTKGAKPGSRNAPDLVEEQNQTSHSGSRDKRIGSKKPVSLVPVAAEPKVEMKRNLKPVVELKKVVQPELTPEQELEELENDVRLLKLVERHEGGEMLTGKDAKYFNSRIARHQVLCKLLGLEDEDEFDDEDDFGEESNSDFDQYLSNDLASEWLDDDEDEDK; encoded by the coding sequence ATGAGTAGAAAGAAAAAGTCACGCAAAATCCCATCAAATGGACCTGTTCGCTTAAGCCAAGATAAGCTTAAAGAAATGCGTGCGTTAAAAGAACAGCGTGTTAAAAAAACCAAAGGTGCTAAGCCTGGTTCTCGTAATGCGCCAGATTTGGTTGAAGAACAAAACCAAACATCGCATTCAGGTTCGAGAGATAAACGTATTGGTAGTAAAAAGCCGGTGTCTTTAGTGCCTGTTGCTGCTGAACCAAAAGTAGAAATGAAACGTAACTTAAAACCAGTGGTTGAACTTAAAAAAGTAGTTCAGCCAGAGCTTACACCAGAGCAAGAGCTTGAAGAGCTTGAAAATGATGTACGCTTACTTAAGTTGGTTGAGCGTCATGAAGGCGGTGAGATGCTGACTGGTAAAGATGCTAAGTACTTTAATAGTCGAATTGCTCGCCATCAGGTTCTATGCAAATTATTAGGCCTTGAGGATGAAGACGAGTTTGATGATGAAGATGACTTTGGCGAAGAGAGTAATTCAGACTTCGACCAGTATTTATCAAACGATCTTGCCAGTGAATGGCTAGACGATGATGAAGACGAAGATAAGTAA
- a CDS encoding DUF2489 domain-containing protein, translated as MSTAVIVALCLGAIIIAGLAFYAGQLLYKLSAQKKLIAKKQAEQKQKLAASRLKRNAKLADSIHLIARAMKEEQCEFSEGCLRVWVLMSQYGFEDERDLTIQYSGIYKMYQVVKEMPTHDARKKYSKKEIFKQDTARWRAEESYSDEIKADCVKIISEFKAAPGSENVVFN; from the coding sequence ATGAGTACTGCTGTGATCGTTGCCTTGTGTTTAGGCGCTATTATTATAGCTGGTTTGGCATTTTATGCGGGTCAGTTGTTGTACAAGTTAAGTGCACAAAAAAAGTTAATAGCTAAAAAGCAAGCAGAGCAAAAGCAAAAGCTTGCAGCATCTCGTTTAAAGCGAAATGCTAAGCTTGCCGACAGTATTCATCTAATTGCGCGTGCAATGAAAGAAGAACAATGTGAGTTTTCAGAGGGATGTTTGCGCGTGTGGGTGCTTATGTCGCAATATGGCTTTGAAGACGAGCGAGATTTAACCATACAGTACTCTGGCATTTATAAGATGTACCAAGTGGTAAAAGAAATGCCGACACACGATGCCCGCAAAAAATATTCTAAAAAAGAAATATTTAAGCAAGACACGGCGCGTTGGCGCGCAGAAGAAAGCTACAGTGATGAGATTAAGGCTGATTGCGTTAAAATTATCTCTGAGTTCAAAGCTGCTCCAGGCAGTGAAAACGTAGTTTTTAACTAA
- the hemN gene encoding oxygen-independent coproporphyrinogen III oxidase: protein MIKLPQWDQALINKYNVSGPRYTSYPTALSLNEGYDKHDLISAVESSQSRSLSLYVHIPFCSQLCYYCGCNKIITRHQSKADTYIDFLAKEIAAQAPLFKHYSVEQLHLGGGTPTFLTPQQMKRLITLLEQHFNFTSTTERGIEVDPRSLAENMLVDLRMLGFNRVSFGIQDFNDDVQLAVNRPQHADTVKQLIIQARELGFKSINADMIYGLPLQTPESFKQTIEQLIELSPDRVSVFNYAHLPERFAAQRKIKEHDLPNAHDKLTMFKNTLEQMTQAGYKFIGMDHFAKADNELAIAQNEGQLHRNFQGYTTHGNCDLLGLGTSSISQIGTAILQNKKELKHYYHSIETQSGCALSKGMHLTHDDVIRADAIKQLICQFELNIDEFAKKYHIEFDTYFAEALVSLKPLIEDNILIIENNHVSVTPRGNLFIRIICMCFDAHLQNKINATRFSRVI from the coding sequence ATGATAAAACTTCCTCAATGGGACCAAGCTCTCATTAATAAATACAATGTGTCTGGTCCGCGGTATACATCCTACCCTACCGCATTATCTTTGAATGAGGGATACGATAAACACGATTTAATCAGCGCTGTAGAATCATCTCAATCTCGTTCGCTTTCTCTATATGTTCACATTCCATTTTGCAGTCAGCTTTGCTACTACTGTGGTTGTAATAAAATAATCACTCGCCACCAATCTAAAGCCGATACATATATAGACTTTTTAGCAAAAGAAATTGCCGCACAAGCACCTTTGTTTAAGCACTACAGCGTTGAGCAACTGCATTTAGGTGGAGGCACTCCTACCTTTTTAACCCCTCAACAAATGAAACGCTTAATTACCCTGCTCGAACAGCACTTTAATTTTACCAGCACAACAGAGCGCGGTATTGAAGTTGACCCACGATCGCTTGCTGAAAATATGTTGGTTGATTTAAGAATGCTTGGTTTTAACCGAGTGTCGTTTGGGATTCAAGACTTTAATGACGACGTGCAACTTGCAGTTAATCGCCCTCAACATGCCGATACCGTTAAGCAGTTAATTATTCAGGCACGTGAATTGGGCTTCAAATCAATTAACGCCGATATGATTTACGGGCTTCCACTGCAAACCCCCGAAAGCTTTAAACAAACAATAGAGCAACTCATTGAGCTTAGCCCCGATCGTGTTTCGGTATTTAACTACGCTCACTTACCAGAGCGATTTGCCGCACAACGCAAAATAAAAGAGCACGACTTACCAAACGCTCACGACAAGTTAACCATGTTTAAAAATACCTTAGAGCAAATGACACAAGCAGGTTATAAGTTTATTGGTATGGATCACTTCGCGAAAGCAGACAACGAGCTGGCTATCGCACAAAATGAAGGCCAATTGCATCGAAACTTTCAAGGTTATACAACGCATGGTAATTGTGATTTATTAGGGCTAGGTACATCGTCTATTTCACAAATTGGCACCGCTATTTTACAAAATAAAAAAGAGCTAAAGCATTACTACCACAGCATTGAAACGCAAAGCGGCTGCGCACTTAGTAAAGGTATGCATTTAACCCATGATGATGTTATTCGAGCGGATGCTATTAAGCAGCTTATTTGTCAGTTTGAACTAAATATAGACGAGTTTGCTAAAAAGTATCATATTGAATTTGATACCTACTTTGCGGAGGCATTGGTTTCTCTTAAACCACTTATAGAAGATAACATTTTGATTATTGAAAACAATCACGTCAGTGTTACACCACGGGGTAACTTATTCATTCGTATAATTTGTATGTGTTTTGATGCCCACTTACAAAATAAAATCAACGCAACGCGTTTTTCTCGAGTCATTTAA
- the yjgA gene encoding ribosome biogenesis factor YjgA gives MAKKKGKPAEIEEEIEYVSRTELKREAQEFHQLGSEIAKMGKKQRERLPLNDDLKEAMVVADKISNKSDAYRRHLNYIAKTLRTVENIEDIKAIIDVMLNKNNQAEVLVKKIEQLRSDLIEQGDSLINETIEQFPSLDRQKMRQLVRNAAKEVKAEKPGKGYKELFQYLKDAHTVTY, from the coding sequence ATGGCGAAGAAAAAAGGCAAGCCTGCTGAAATTGAAGAAGAAATTGAATACGTATCAAGAACAGAGCTTAAGCGCGAAGCACAAGAATTTCATCAGTTAGGTTCTGAAATTGCCAAAATGGGTAAAAAGCAGCGTGAGCGCCTACCATTAAATGACGATTTAAAAGAAGCGATGGTTGTTGCTGATAAAATTAGTAACAAAAGTGATGCATATCGTCGTCATTTAAATTACATTGCAAAAACGCTTCGCACAGTAGAAAACATTGAAGATATTAAAGCTATTATCGATGTAATGCTTAATAAAAATAACCAAGCTGAAGTATTGGTTAAAAAAATAGAGCAACTGCGCTCAGACCTAATAGAACAAGGTGATAGCCTTATAAACGAGACTATTGAGCAGTTCCCATCGCTTGATCGTCAAAAAATGCGTCAATTAGTACGTAATGCAGCAAAAGAAGTCAAAGCCGAAAAGCCAGGTAAAGGCTATAAAGAGCTTTTTCAGTATTTAAAAGATGCGCATACCGTCACGTATTAA
- the pmbA gene encoding metalloprotease PmbA — protein sequence MKSQQNDPIYSQISQIKDAVAEVLEHAKKLGATAAEAAMSSTSGLSVSTRMGEVETIEFNQDGGLGISVYVGNNKGSASTADLNPKTLRTVVEKAIDIAKFTSDDPFNGVADKELLEFNPQDLDLYHPWDVSPEQGIELCHTAEQAALNADERIVNSDGASFSSHQGLRVYGNSHGLIAGFPRTRHSISTMVIGKDGEQMQRDSAYTVARDQAGLTDAAAVGLEAASETLAKLNSQKLGTMKVPVIFRADIANSLFGHLVSAIGGGALYRKSSFLLDSLGTQVFSHCVNIAERPHILKGLASSPFDSEGVKTVDREIIQGGELQTYLLASYAARKMNMTPTGHAGGIHNWLVEQTHNDLQALLKTMGTGLLVTELMGQGVNTVTGDYSRGAGGFWVENGEIQYPVSEITIAGNLKDMFKGISAIGGDIERRGGIQTGSVLIEQMQIAGA from the coding sequence ATGAAAAGCCAACAAAACGATCCAATTTATTCTCAAATATCGCAGATTAAAGATGCGGTAGCAGAAGTACTCGAACATGCTAAAAAATTAGGTGCTACAGCAGCTGAAGCTGCAATGTCTAGCACGTCGGGTTTATCGGTGAGTACACGAATGGGTGAAGTAGAAACCATTGAGTTTAACCAAGATGGTGGCCTGGGTATTAGTGTTTATGTTGGCAATAATAAAGGCTCTGCCTCAACGGCTGATTTAAATCCTAAAACATTGCGCACAGTAGTAGAAAAAGCCATTGATATTGCAAAGTTCACATCAGACGATCCTTTCAATGGGGTCGCCGATAAAGAGCTACTTGAGTTTAATCCACAAGATCTCGATTTATACCACCCTTGGGATGTAAGCCCAGAACAAGGTATTGAGCTTTGCCATACTGCCGAGCAAGCGGCATTAAATGCTGATGAACGTATTGTAAATTCTGATGGTGCGAGTTTTTCATCGCATCAAGGGCTTCGTGTTTATGGGAACAGCCATGGTTTAATTGCTGGTTTTCCTCGCACTCGTCATAGCATCAGCACCATGGTAATTGGTAAAGATGGTGAACAAATGCAACGCGACTCAGCATACACGGTTGCCCGCGATCAAGCCGGTCTAACTGATGCAGCAGCGGTTGGGCTTGAAGCCGCATCAGAAACATTGGCTAAATTAAACAGCCAAAAATTAGGAACAATGAAAGTCCCGGTTATATTTAGGGCTGATATTGCAAACTCATTATTTGGTCATTTAGTGTCAGCGATTGGCGGTGGCGCACTTTATCGTAAGTCGAGCTTTTTACTCGATAGTTTAGGTACGCAAGTATTTAGTCATTGTGTAAATATTGCTGAACGTCCGCATATTTTAAAAGGATTAGCTTCATCACCGTTTGATAGCGAAGGTGTTAAAACGGTTGATCGTGAAATAATTCAAGGTGGTGAGTTACAAACTTACTTATTAGCAAGTTACGCCGCGCGTAAAATGAATATGACCCCGACAGGTCATGCCGGCGGTATTCACAACTGGTTAGTAGAACAAACGCATAATGATTTACAAGCATTGTTAAAAACAATGGGTACCGGCTTGTTAGTTACCGAGCTTATGGGGCAAGGCGTAAATACAGTAACAGGTGATTACTCTCGAGGTGCTGGTGGTTTTTGGGTTGAAAATGGAGAGATTCAATATCCGGTAAGTGAAATTACGATTGCCGGTAATTTAAAAGATATGTTTAAAGGTATTTCTGCTATCGGTGGTGATATTGAGCGCAGAGGCGGCATTCAAACAGGCTCTGTTCTAATCGAGCAAATGCAAATAGCGGGTGCTTAA
- a CDS encoding DUF721 domain-containing protein, whose protein sequence is MAKDRYAPKPLTDIMAGLNNRLSAYAGKSQALDTQQTLLKGFLGPKLGDKCRVSNYRDGTLMIEAVSAPIALRLNYLKMDMLSHFRAAGMAELGQIKITANPQATQRLSSANKPASAAVTNSRKMSEQTADYLNAIADSAPPSLKEKLQRLALHGKNKG, encoded by the coding sequence ATGGCTAAAGATAGATACGCACCAAAACCACTCACCGATATTATGGCGGGCCTAAACAACCGTCTGTCGGCTTACGCTGGTAAAAGCCAAGCTCTTGATACTCAGCAAACTTTACTTAAAGGTTTTTTAGGCCCTAAATTAGGGGATAAGTGCCGCGTAAGTAATTATCGCGATGGCACTTTAATGATTGAAGCGGTATCGGCCCCGATAGCGCTTCGGCTTAATTATTTAAAAATGGATATGCTTTCGCACTTTAGAGCGGCAGGGATGGCCGAACTAGGGCAAATTAAAATCACAGCTAATCCACAGGCAACTCAGCGATTAAGTTCGGCCAACAAACCCGCATCAGCCGCCGTCACAAATTCACGTAAAATGAGTGAGCAAACAGCCGATTATTTAAATGCGATTGCCGACTCAGCACCACCTTCATTAAAAGAGAAGTTACAACGTTTGGCCTTACACGGTAAAAATAAGGGTTAA
- a CDS encoding M13 family metallopeptidase, which yields MNKVTMAAASIALALGLVGCGEKQQETQVADTQAATAPAEKPLELGIELANMDSSVRPQDDFYYHVNGTWLATTEIPGDKSNYGSFSQLYDESQKAMKTALENAAANKSAEKGSDEYKIGAFYKSYMNKNARNELGVTPLQPSLDSIDSVKSKSDLISLMASIQQQGGTLPFGWFINNDAKNSSEYALYLSQSGLGLPDRDYYLKDDEKFTKIRASYEQYITDVLAKAGVKEAAQAAASVLAFEKTIADAQWSRVQSRDATKSYNKMTLAEADKLAGELDLSTFFKEAGVNTADIIVRQPSFLEALGGIYQNTDLATWKNYLKFHFVSGYAQLLNDDLVDLKFNFYSTTLRGVEEQAPLWKKAVDASNSVLGEILGKVYVKDNFPPEAKARMEELVDNVIKGYSVAIEGLDWMGPETKIAAQEKLDKFIPKIGYPDKWKDYSELEINSDELVGNYIRYSQWAYKDMIAKLGKPVDRSEWYMTPQTVNAYYNPVNNEIVFPAAILQPPFFNLEADDAVNYGAIGAVIGHELGHGFDDQGSKYDGDGNLRNWWTESDLKQFEERSGALVEQFNKYKPFDDANVNGELTLGENIGDLGGLTVAYKAYQLSLGDNKAPVIDGYTGDQRFFMGWSQIWRRNYRDEELRNRLMTDSHSPSHYRVIGILSNMPEFYEAFDVKEGDKMYIKPEDRVKIW from the coding sequence ATGAATAAAGTAACAATGGCCGCTGCAAGTATTGCACTTGCGCTTGGCTTAGTAGGTTGTGGCGAAAAACAACAAGAAACCCAAGTAGCCGACACTCAAGCAGCAACAGCACCGGCAGAAAAACCGTTAGAGCTAGGTATTGAATTGGCTAATATGGACAGCTCAGTTCGCCCGCAGGATGACTTTTACTACCATGTAAATGGCACTTGGTTAGCAACAACCGAAATTCCAGGTGACAAGTCTAACTATGGTTCTTTTTCGCAATTATATGATGAGTCGCAAAAAGCGATGAAAACGGCGCTTGAAAACGCAGCGGCCAATAAGTCGGCTGAAAAAGGCAGCGACGAGTACAAAATTGGCGCGTTTTATAAAAGCTATATGAATAAAAACGCCCGTAATGAGCTTGGTGTTACACCGCTGCAACCGTCGCTAGATAGTATTGATAGTGTAAAATCTAAGTCTGATTTAATTAGCCTTATGGCGTCTATTCAACAGCAAGGCGGCACTTTACCGTTTGGTTGGTTTATCAATAACGATGCTAAAAATTCAAGCGAATATGCTTTGTATTTATCTCAATCTGGTTTGGGTTTACCTGATCGCGATTACTACTTAAAAGACGATGAGAAATTTACTAAAATTCGCGCCTCTTACGAGCAATACATAACTGATGTATTAGCTAAAGCGGGTGTCAAAGAGGCCGCACAAGCAGCAGCAAGCGTACTTGCCTTTGAAAAAACCATTGCTGATGCGCAGTGGAGCCGTGTACAAAGCCGTGATGCAACTAAGTCATACAATAAAATGACCCTAGCAGAGGCAGATAAGCTTGCTGGAGAGCTTGATTTATCGACATTTTTTAAAGAGGCAGGTGTAAACACCGCTGATATTATTGTGCGCCAACCAAGCTTTTTAGAAGCGCTGGGTGGTATTTATCAAAACACCGACTTAGCAACCTGGAAAAACTACCTTAAGTTTCATTTTGTGAGTGGCTATGCGCAGCTATTAAATGATGATTTGGTTGACCTTAAATTTAACTTTTACAGTACGACATTACGTGGTGTAGAAGAGCAAGCACCACTTTGGAAAAAAGCCGTAGATGCGTCTAACAGTGTGTTAGGTGAAATTTTAGGTAAAGTGTACGTTAAAGACAATTTTCCGCCTGAAGCTAAAGCACGTATGGAAGAGCTAGTTGATAACGTAATTAAAGGTTACAGCGTTGCAATTGAAGGTCTTGATTGGATGGGACCTGAAACAAAAATTGCAGCACAGGAAAAACTAGACAAATTTATTCCTAAAATTGGCTACCCAGATAAGTGGAAGGATTACTCTGAGCTTGAAATTAATTCAGACGAGCTAGTAGGTAACTACATTCGTTACAGCCAATGGGCGTATAAAGACATGATTGCCAAATTAGGCAAACCTGTTGACCGTTCAGAATGGTACATGACACCGCAAACAGTGAATGCCTACTACAACCCGGTAAACAACGAAATTGTATTCCCTGCTGCTATTTTACAACCGCCATTCTTTAACTTAGAAGCGGATGATGCGGTAAACTATGGTGCTATTGGTGCGGTAATTGGACACGAACTTGGTCACGGTTTTGACGACCAAGGTTCTAAATACGACGGCGATGGTAATTTACGTAACTGGTGGACTGAAAGCGACCTTAAACAGTTTGAGGAGCGTTCAGGTGCGTTAGTTGAGCAATTTAACAAGTACAAACCGTTTGACGATGCGAATGTAAATGGTGAGCTTACGCTTGGCGAAAATATTGGTGACCTAGGTGGGTTAACAGTCGCATATAAGGCATATCAGCTATCATTAGGTGATAATAAAGCACCAGTTATTGATGGTTACACAGGCGATCAACGCTTCTTTATGGGGTGGTCGCAAATTTGGCGTCGTAACTACCGCGATGAAGAATTACGTAACCGTTTAATGACCGATTCGCATTCACCAAGCCATTATCGTGTCATTGGTATTTTGTCTAATATGCCAGAGTTTTACGAAGCGTTTGATGTAAAAGAAGGCGACAAAATGTATATCAAACCAGAAGATCGCGTAAAAATTTGGTAA
- a CDS encoding phosphotransferase enzyme family protein gives MNNTVQNTLSKLLKLNPETTQLSTISSGHINSTWLLTHFEQRFIVQKLNTHVFKYPAQIVSNAQLIEQHLNTKQKQNNYPLDIVKHISTGNNAYLTMLNEEPYRVLNYIEHSYSEDVVKNPEQAHQAALAFGTFASALHDFDTATLHTVIDDFHNLAMRFEQLKTAMTHSDESRLNRSKKDIEFCLSQQHLVDELKAITQHLPIRVCHNDTKINNMLYCSKTHKAKAVIDLDTCMPGFLLHDFGDMVRTFCCAEAEDSTSLDKVVIRKEVFEALVKGYLAPLKPILSKQEQLSLLLGAKIMPLMLSVRFLTDYLNNDVYFKTAHPEHNLVRTQNQLALYKNILVNEAWMYKTLMKQ, from the coding sequence ATGAATAACACTGTACAAAATACGTTGAGTAAACTGCTAAAACTCAACCCTGAAACAACTCAGTTGAGTACCATCAGTAGCGGTCATATCAATAGCACATGGCTACTAACACATTTTGAACAGCGATTTATTGTGCAAAAACTTAACACTCATGTATTTAAGTACCCAGCTCAAATTGTCAGTAACGCACAACTTATAGAGCAACACCTAAATACTAAGCAGAAGCAAAACAACTATCCGCTCGATATTGTTAAACACATTAGCACAGGCAACAACGCGTATTTAACCATGCTTAATGAAGAGCCATATCGCGTACTTAACTATATTGAGCACAGTTACAGCGAGGATGTTGTTAAAAACCCAGAGCAAGCGCATCAAGCCGCTTTGGCCTTTGGTACTTTTGCAAGTGCCTTACACGATTTTGACACAGCCACACTGCATACTGTGATTGATGATTTTCATAATTTGGCTATGCGCTTTGAGCAGCTAAAAACAGCAATGACGCATAGTGATGAAAGCAGGCTTAACCGCAGTAAAAAAGACATTGAGTTTTGCTTATCGCAACAACACTTAGTTGATGAACTTAAAGCTATAACTCAGCATTTACCTATTCGAGTTTGCCACAACGACACTAAAATCAATAATATGCTCTACTGCAGTAAAACTCATAAAGCGAAAGCTGTTATTGATTTAGACACCTGCATGCCTGGTTTTTTATTACACGATTTTGGCGATATGGTACGTACATTTTGCTGTGCAGAAGCAGAGGATTCGACAAGTCTTGATAAGGTTGTTATTAGAAAAGAGGTTTTTGAAGCACTCGTTAAAGGTTACTTAGCACCACTCAAACCAATATTGAGTAAACAAGAACAGCTCAGTTTACTTTTAGGCGCTAAAATAATGCCCCTGATGCTCAGTGTGCGCTTTTTAACAGATTACTTAAATAACGACGTGTACTTTAAAACCGCACACCCTGAACACAATTTAGTACGCACTCAAAACCAACTCGCTTTATATAAAAACATTTTAGTTAACGAAGCATGGATGTACAAAACCCTAATGAAACAATAA